The following proteins are co-located in the Myxococcus fulvus genome:
- a CDS encoding tetratricopeptide repeat protein, whose product MTGQLTGLIAAALLAAAPGSPGRDAAGLNPIVSKAKERDELIAKLKRDIFKVDRAIGETEKLISKSRNAPYLPDLQFRLAELYVEKSRYVYYLQAESRPEGATGAIVSPETRLMKQKAVQMYYRLLREYPDFKDGDQVTFYLAHEQRELGQFDEMLKTLGDLTRKFPNSPLRLEAEQILGDHFFDKADLVEAEKHYQAILEAPPSPVHDLARYKMGWIRVNQAKHAEAVTFFEAAAASAPLPGVDVKKALNVKREALLDLVYSYTEAKPAKGALNYFEKLSDSRATYALALDKLGNRYFIKQQYEWAIPALRKLMEIQHDPELDLERGQKLYDALKAAKGKVLPEPEDLRVLVRAAVQSKTDPELVEVERKKQLAELEEMGRDLATQLHLAAQKKEEKELYLSTAEAYEAYLSLFRPEQYVRPMMKNRAEALFSAKAFPEAARQFEELARYEAKAKDVKGEEDALYAALLAHFSTLKPEEALKRNAYEVADARQAMKLLGAEYVSRYPKSPNVLDVKFNIARAFYEDGDYPKAAELFTAFALSHPQHKESTVAGNLALDSLRQVNDFKGLDETGKKFLGAPLPGNFRAEVQKILTQSRAEALDELALQSAQETGDVIQGLVKVADENKNSDIGEKALYGAFTAAREKRDLQAERELGSKLSQDYPKSQYLSDVLLTLGRHAAEAAAFGEAASWFEQVGQKLGSDVAGVDGWLAGARLRMALGEYKEAARNLETAAESSGARKGDVLVLLAEARLKAKDYSRAKLAAEAALKQDPRSAGAAAVLAEVQATTAPTANADTLVATLTTAVQGPNGQTEEAAKGLWYLGEILYRGYKDLPSDKVEEKVAALQSLEGIYTQAASLGYPEWAVASLWRLALAYGHIADVVESTPVPGGLSASESQQFQAAVKEQVGPLKARSEEAFKACLSRAESLEVFNAAVVGCRARSEQASMPVPQPGAPMQSAALDELRKKAERTLSVESLEALGMAYLDARQFGVAQLTFGRVTELQDTKASAHSALGWALLNMGDAMGAREAYAKAMDSDPTYDKARLNLAALRCRFGDVDGARRELALLKDVGSLTGSDVDSAGWKACK is encoded by the coding sequence ATGACCGGCCAGCTTACCGGCCTGATTGCCGCAGCCCTGCTGGCGGCCGCCCCTGGAAGCCCGGGCCGCGACGCCGCGGGCTTGAACCCCATCGTGTCCAAGGCGAAGGAGCGCGACGAGCTCATCGCCAAGCTCAAGCGCGACATCTTCAAGGTGGACCGCGCCATCGGCGAGACGGAGAAGCTCATCTCCAAGAGCCGCAACGCGCCGTACCTGCCGGACCTCCAGTTCCGGCTGGCCGAGCTCTACGTGGAGAAGAGCCGCTACGTGTACTACCTGCAGGCCGAGTCCCGGCCCGAGGGAGCCACGGGCGCCATCGTCTCTCCCGAGACGCGGCTGATGAAGCAGAAGGCGGTGCAGATGTACTACCGCCTCCTGCGCGAGTACCCGGACTTCAAGGACGGCGACCAGGTGACGTTCTACCTGGCGCACGAGCAGCGCGAGCTCGGTCAGTTCGACGAGATGCTCAAGACGCTCGGCGACCTGACGCGCAAGTTCCCCAACAGCCCGCTGCGGCTGGAGGCGGAGCAGATCCTGGGCGACCACTTCTTCGACAAGGCCGACCTGGTCGAGGCCGAGAAGCACTACCAGGCCATCCTCGAGGCGCCGCCCTCCCCCGTTCATGACCTGGCCCGCTACAAGATGGGCTGGATTCGCGTGAACCAGGCCAAGCACGCGGAGGCGGTGACGTTCTTCGAGGCCGCGGCGGCGAGCGCTCCCTTGCCGGGCGTGGACGTGAAGAAGGCGCTCAACGTCAAGCGCGAGGCGCTGCTGGACCTGGTCTACAGCTACACCGAGGCGAAGCCGGCCAAGGGCGCGCTCAACTACTTCGAGAAGCTCAGCGACAGCCGGGCCACGTACGCGCTCGCGCTGGACAAGCTGGGCAACCGCTACTTCATCAAGCAGCAGTACGAGTGGGCCATCCCCGCGCTGCGCAAGCTGATGGAGATCCAGCACGACCCGGAGCTGGACCTGGAGCGCGGTCAGAAGCTCTACGACGCGCTCAAGGCGGCCAAGGGCAAGGTGTTGCCGGAGCCGGAGGACCTGCGCGTGCTGGTGCGCGCGGCGGTGCAGAGCAAGACGGACCCGGAGCTGGTGGAGGTCGAGCGCAAGAAGCAGCTCGCGGAGCTGGAGGAGATGGGCCGCGACCTGGCCACCCAGCTGCACCTGGCGGCGCAGAAGAAGGAGGAGAAGGAGCTCTACCTGAGCACCGCCGAGGCGTACGAGGCGTACCTGAGCCTCTTCCGTCCCGAGCAGTACGTGCGGCCGATGATGAAGAACCGCGCGGAGGCGCTCTTCTCCGCCAAGGCCTTCCCGGAGGCGGCGCGCCAGTTCGAGGAGCTGGCCCGCTACGAGGCCAAGGCCAAGGACGTGAAGGGCGAGGAGGACGCCCTCTACGCGGCGCTGCTCGCGCACTTCTCCACACTCAAGCCGGAGGAGGCGCTCAAGCGCAACGCGTATGAGGTGGCGGACGCGCGCCAGGCCATGAAGCTGCTCGGCGCGGAGTACGTGTCGCGCTACCCCAAGAGCCCCAACGTCCTGGACGTGAAGTTCAACATCGCGCGCGCCTTCTACGAGGACGGCGACTACCCCAAGGCCGCGGAGCTGTTCACCGCGTTCGCCCTCTCCCACCCGCAGCACAAGGAGTCCACCGTCGCCGGCAACCTGGCGCTGGACAGCCTGCGGCAGGTCAACGACTTCAAGGGCCTGGACGAGACGGGCAAGAAGTTCCTCGGCGCGCCCCTGCCGGGCAACTTCCGCGCGGAGGTGCAGAAGATCCTCACGCAGAGCCGCGCGGAGGCGCTCGACGAGCTGGCCTTGCAGAGCGCCCAGGAGACGGGCGACGTCATCCAGGGCCTCGTGAAGGTGGCCGACGAGAACAAGAACAGCGACATCGGCGAGAAGGCCCTGTACGGCGCCTTCACGGCGGCGCGCGAGAAGCGCGACTTGCAGGCCGAGCGCGAGCTGGGCTCCAAGCTGTCGCAGGACTACCCCAAGAGCCAGTACCTGTCGGACGTGCTCCTGACGCTCGGCCGTCACGCGGCGGAGGCCGCGGCGTTCGGCGAGGCGGCCAGTTGGTTCGAGCAGGTGGGCCAGAAGCTGGGCTCGGACGTGGCCGGCGTGGACGGGTGGCTCGCGGGCGCGCGGCTGCGCATGGCGCTGGGTGAGTACAAGGAGGCCGCGCGCAACCTGGAGACGGCGGCGGAGTCCTCCGGCGCTCGCAAGGGCGACGTGCTGGTGCTGCTGGCCGAGGCGCGGCTGAAGGCGAAGGACTACTCGCGCGCGAAGCTGGCCGCGGAGGCCGCGCTGAAGCAGGACCCGAGGAGCGCGGGCGCGGCGGCGGTGCTCGCCGAGGTGCAGGCGACCACGGCGCCCACGGCGAACGCGGACACGCTGGTGGCCACGCTCACCACGGCGGTGCAGGGCCCCAACGGCCAGACGGAAGAGGCGGCCAAGGGCCTGTGGTACCTGGGCGAGATCCTCTACCGCGGCTACAAGGACCTGCCCTCCGACAAGGTGGAGGAGAAGGTCGCCGCGCTGCAGAGCCTGGAGGGCATCTACACGCAGGCCGCGTCGCTGGGTTATCCCGAGTGGGCGGTGGCGTCGCTGTGGCGGCTGGCGCTGGCGTACGGGCACATCGCGGACGTGGTCGAGTCCACGCCGGTGCCGGGCGGGTTGTCGGCCTCCGAGTCGCAGCAGTTCCAGGCGGCGGTGAAGGAGCAGGTCGGGCCGCTCAAGGCGCGCTCCGAGGAGGCCTTCAAGGCGTGTCTGTCCCGCGCCGAGTCGCTGGAGGTCTTCAACGCCGCGGTGGTGGGCTGCCGTGCCCGCTCCGAGCAGGCGTCGATGCCGGTGCCGCAGCCGGGCGCGCCGATGCAGTCGGCCGCGCTGGACGAGCTGCGCAAGAAGGCCGAGCGCACGCTCAGCGTGGAGTCGCTGGAGGCGCTGGGCATGGCGTACCTGGACGCGCGGCAGTTCGGCGTGGCGCAGCTGACGTTCGGCCGCGTGACGGAGCTGCAGGACACCAAGGCCTCGGCGCACTCTGCGCTGGGCTGGGCGCTGCTCAACATGGGCGACGCGATGGGCGCGCGCGAGGCCTACGCCAAGGCGATGGACTCCGACCCCACCTACGACAAGGCCCGCCTCAACCTGGCCGCGCTGCGCTGCCGCTTCGGCGACGTGGACGGGGCCCGGCGTGAGCTGGCGCTCCTCAAGGACGTGGGCTCGCTCACGGGCTCGGACGTGGACAGCGCGGGCTGGAAGGCGTGCAAGTGA
- a CDS encoding tetratricopeptide repeat protein → MTKAGVLVLQLLTAQAPPPDAAALERTAAVESARLRASPDDADALYRLGTAFLALNKPKKAVEPLTKLVELEPELVPPRLALGRALRLAGDAEKARTLLDQAIAAFPEDATLRSERGLLARVLDETDVAISQYSVAVELAPQDAELRFNLGEALQRANRTDDAIEAYREALKLNAQLNVARINLGKALAEKGLNGEAKATLREATREKLGDAEAHYNLGVILLRENDFDGAIGEYQRAIAADPKHARAQNNLGVALNEKGDPRKATDAFIKAIAADPKYAEAHFNLGLAYYQLGDNVRATKAFEKALVLEPRRASGPYTQLGHLYLEQGKKKQAVEAFKKAIEKSSDDGKKTTEAYQGLARAYLSLGKADEAVATLKTAVEAFPKDAAARAGYGEALKAKGDLDGAIAEYEACVTLSPTVENRLALADTYAKKRVAAKAQPLFLGVLKEDPNHRAAKLGLADLLMAMGDYPGAETYLRPKEGEEADTAALARLGIVHSRRGRPDLAITELEAVVAKDPAQIEARAELGFLYLRGGDGAKARKVLSDALAVEPRNALTLLYLGHALYQQGNAKDAEKSFRGSAQVDPTFAEPHNALGQLLEATKRVDEAKQEYQTALKLQPNHEDAQIALKRLGGAASAKAE, encoded by the coding sequence ATGACGAAAGCCGGCGTCCTAGTCCTCCAGCTGCTCACCGCCCAGGCGCCTCCCCCCGACGCGGCGGCGCTCGAACGCACCGCGGCGGTGGAGAGTGCCCGGCTCCGCGCGTCCCCGGACGACGCCGACGCCCTCTACCGTCTGGGCACGGCCTTCCTCGCGCTGAACAAGCCGAAGAAGGCGGTGGAGCCGCTGACGAAGCTGGTGGAGCTGGAGCCGGAGCTGGTGCCGCCGAGGCTGGCGCTGGGCCGCGCGCTCAGGCTCGCGGGCGACGCGGAGAAGGCGCGCACGCTGCTGGACCAGGCCATCGCGGCCTTCCCCGAGGACGCGACGCTGCGCTCGGAGCGGGGGTTGCTGGCGCGCGTGCTGGACGAGACGGACGTGGCCATCAGCCAGTACTCGGTGGCGGTGGAGCTGGCGCCCCAGGACGCGGAGCTGCGCTTCAACCTGGGCGAGGCGCTGCAGCGCGCCAACCGCACGGACGACGCCATCGAGGCGTACCGCGAGGCGCTGAAGCTCAACGCCCAGCTGAACGTCGCGCGCATCAACCTGGGCAAGGCGCTGGCGGAGAAGGGCCTCAACGGCGAGGCGAAGGCGACCTTGCGCGAGGCCACGCGCGAGAAGCTGGGCGACGCGGAGGCGCACTACAACCTGGGCGTCATCCTGCTGCGCGAGAACGACTTCGACGGCGCCATCGGCGAGTACCAGCGCGCCATCGCGGCGGACCCGAAGCACGCGCGCGCGCAGAACAACCTGGGCGTGGCGCTCAACGAGAAGGGCGACCCGCGCAAGGCCACCGACGCGTTCATCAAGGCCATCGCGGCGGACCCGAAGTACGCGGAGGCGCACTTCAACCTGGGGCTCGCGTACTACCAGCTGGGCGACAACGTGCGCGCCACCAAGGCCTTCGAGAAGGCGCTGGTGCTCGAGCCGCGTCGGGCGAGTGGTCCGTACACGCAGCTGGGCCACCTGTACCTGGAGCAGGGCAAGAAGAAGCAGGCGGTGGAGGCGTTCAAGAAGGCCATCGAGAAGAGCTCCGACGACGGCAAGAAGACGACGGAGGCGTACCAGGGCCTCGCCCGGGCGTACCTCTCGCTGGGCAAGGCGGACGAGGCGGTGGCCACGCTGAAGACGGCGGTGGAGGCGTTCCCCAAGGACGCGGCGGCGCGCGCGGGTTATGGCGAGGCGCTCAAGGCCAAGGGGGACTTGGACGGCGCCATCGCGGAGTACGAGGCGTGCGTCACCCTGTCGCCGACGGTGGAGAACCGGCTGGCGCTGGCGGACACGTACGCGAAGAAGCGCGTGGCGGCGAAGGCGCAGCCCCTGTTCCTGGGCGTGTTGAAGGAGGACCCGAACCACCGCGCGGCGAAGCTGGGGCTGGCGGACCTGCTGATGGCGATGGGGGACTACCCCGGCGCGGAGACGTACCTGCGCCCGAAGGAGGGCGAGGAGGCCGACACGGCGGCGCTGGCGCGGCTGGGCATCGTCCACTCGCGGCGCGGGCGGCCGGACTTGGCCATTACGGAGCTGGAGGCAGTGGTGGCCAAGGACCCGGCGCAGATTGAGGCGCGCGCGGAGCTGGGCTTCCTGTACCTGCGTGGTGGTGACGGGGCGAAGGCACGCAAGGTATTGAGCGATGCGCTGGCGGTGGAGCCTCGCAACGCGCTGACGTTGCTGTACCTGGGCCATGCGCTGTACCAGCAGGGCAACGCGAAGGACGCGGAGAAGTCCTTCCGTGGCTCCGCGCAGGTGGACCCGACGTTCGCCGAGCCGCACAACGCCCTGGGGCAGTTGCTCGAGGCGACCAAGCGCGTGGACGAGGCGAAGCAGGAGTACCAGACGGCGCTGAAGCTCCAGCCGAATCACGAGGATGCGCAAATCGCCCTGAAGCGCCTGGGCGGTGCTGCGTCCGCGAAGGCGGAGTAG
- a CDS encoding outer membrane beta-barrel domain-containing protein produces MRYALLILLFLAPGLARAQAEALENPGSVSAIQERQYRMHHELYLGVGVLPADAFYKGLTGSVSYTYHFSDTFAWQVGRGTYSYNIQTSLRRQLERDFDVAPTASAFEDQVQWMVGSDLVWSPLYGKTAVLNSSVLHFEAFLLGGGTVVKIDRQDGFRPAVNLGLGVRMFSGKTVSFRLDVSNNVVFAGASRIINVPVVQLGTAFNFGATE; encoded by the coding sequence GTGCGATACGCCCTGCTCATCCTCTTGTTCCTGGCGCCCGGCCTTGCCCGCGCGCAGGCCGAGGCGCTCGAGAACCCCGGCTCCGTCTCCGCCATCCAGGAGCGGCAGTACCGGATGCACCACGAGCTGTACCTCGGCGTCGGCGTGCTGCCGGCGGACGCCTTCTACAAGGGCCTCACCGGAAGCGTCTCGTACACGTACCACTTCAGCGACACGTTCGCGTGGCAGGTGGGCCGGGGCACGTACAGCTACAACATCCAGACGTCGCTGCGCCGCCAGCTGGAGCGCGACTTCGACGTGGCCCCCACCGCGTCCGCGTTCGAGGACCAGGTGCAGTGGATGGTGGGCTCCGACCTGGTGTGGAGCCCGCTGTACGGCAAGACGGCGGTGCTCAACAGCTCCGTGCTGCACTTCGAGGCGTTCCTGCTCGGCGGCGGCACGGTGGTGAAGATCGACCGGCAGGACGGCTTCCGCCCCGCCGTCAACCTGGGCCTGGGCGTGCGCATGTTCTCCGGCAAGACGGTGTCGTTCCGGCTGGACGTGTCCAACAACGTCGTCTTCGCCGGCGCCTCGCGCATCATCAACGTCCCGGTCGTCCAGCTCGGAACCGCGTTCAACTTCGGCGCCACGGAATGA